Proteins co-encoded in one Medicago truncatula cultivar Jemalong A17 chromosome 8, MtrunA17r5.0-ANR, whole genome shotgun sequence genomic window:
- the LOC25500431 gene encoding ABC transporter C family member 8: MPYSWSSQGALSWICGGEVNLSSFCVQRCIIDGVNIIFSCVFYLFMLITLIRKQHSPDNNRKDRVMVVASICCFLTCIMYLGNVLYNFIDQDGKIDNLSWVIRGLIWSSFAVSLLIQKSKWILCLSSVWWICFCALLSILNIQVLKTVHSIPVFDLIPWLVSFLLLYCAFRNYSYFTSKHSQKSTMFEEPLLCETEKEPIVQQQPGLSHSNFISKLTFSWLDPLLSLGYTKPLVLTDIPSLPNEDKANNCYQKFVGTRDSLLRRSSTNIPKNFLILAMSRAFLKENIYIAICTLVRTICAAVSPLFVYAFVNHASCECDEEEYFYEGVTLLGCLVLVKLVESVTERQWYFESRRAGMRMRSSLMVAVYEKLLNLSSFGRKRHSNGEIVNFIAVDAYRMGEFLYWFHSGWSFVLQLLLSICVLFWIVGLSAIPGLILLVIFGVFFNIPYAKKIKSCKSQVLISQDQRLRLTSEILNNIKVIKLQGWEDKFMNMIESIRDVEFKWLAQTQFTKALGSFLYVSPPIIGAVVLIACSLFGTAPLNAATIFTVLAILRSVAEPVRFIPEAVSVIIQVKVSFDRLNIFLFDDEINTSYQKKSIYVSKSGKCIEIEEADFSWDEGSVTPTLRQINFGIKHGEKVAVCGPVGAGKSSLLHAILGEMPKVCGTLNLHGEVAYVSQTSWIQSGTIRDNILFGKLMERNRYENAIKACALDKDIDGFSHGDLTEIGQRGLNLSGGQKQRIQLARAVYNDADVYLLDDPFSAVDAHTAAILFHDCVMSALKEKTVILVTHQVEFLTEVDKILVMEGGVINQAGSHEELSTSGTTFEQLMNAHRDAISVIGTTSSQNKGKSQEIERVSDPATKKNNNDEICETSIGGQQLTQEEYIEIGSSGWELYLDYIIISKGMLLQFLSLIALLGFAAFSAGASYWIALSSEFPSITKGWMVGVYTAMSILSAIFAYLRSVLVAHLGLKASKEFFSGFTSSIFNAPMSFFDSTPVGRILTRASSDFNTLDFDLPFATVYVAQSAVLLITGILIMSSVTWQVVIVSILAAVTGYYIKEYYQASARELVRINGTTKAPVVSYTTETSAGVVTVRAFKMMDRFFKNFQHLVDTDAALFLHTNAALEWLQSRMDILQNFILFTAACLFVFLPMGSIIPGLVGLSLSYALSLTRSQMYYTTWSCSISTFIISVERIKQFMQIPQEPPKLLEDRRPPSSWPSKGRIEFHDLMIRYRPNAPLVLNGITCTFKEGTRVGVVGRTGSGKTTLLSALFRLVEPTSGEILIDGLNICSIGLKDLRMKLSIIPQEPILFKGSVRTNLDPLDQFSDDEIWKVLEMCQLKEVLSGLPHLLDSSVSNEGENWSMGQRQLFCLGRVLLKRNKILVLDEATASIDSATDAILQKIIRQEFAECTVITVAHRVPTVIDSDMVMVLSYGKLVEYDEPSKLMEDNSSSFSKLVAEYWSSCRGNSL, encoded by the exons ATGCCATACTCTTGGAGCTCACAAG GTGCACTTTCATGGATTTGTGGAGGAGAAGTAAACTTGTCTTCTTTTTGTGTTCAAAGATGCATAATAGATGGAGTGAACATTATCTTTTCCTGTGTTTTCTACCTATTTATGCTGATtactttaattagaaaacaaCATTCACCCGACAACAATCGAAAGGATCGCGTTATGGTGGTTGCATCAATCTGTTGTTTTCTTACTTGCATCATGTATCTAGGCAATGTTTTGTACAATTTCATAGATCAAGATGGAAAAATAGATAACCTAAGTTGGGTAATTAGAGGACTAATTTGGAGCTCTTTTGCTGTTTCATTACTTATTCAAAAGAGTAAATGGATCTTGTGTCTAAGTTCTGTTTGGTGGATCTGTTTTTGTGCATTACTTTCCATATTGAACATTCAAGTTCTTAAGACAGTTCATAGTATTCCtgtgtttgatttgattccTTGGCTTGTAAGTTTCCTTCTTCTTTATTGTGCTTTCAGAAACTATAGTTACTTCACTTCAAAACATTCACAAAAGAGCACAATGTTTGAAGAACCATTGTTATGTGAAACTGAAAAGGAACCAATAGTCCAACAGCAACCAGGATTAAGCCATTCCAATTTCATAAGCAAATTAACATTTTCTTGGCTTGATCCTTTACTCTCTTTAGGTTATACAAAACCATTAGTTCTTACAGACATTCCTTCTTTGCCTAATGAAGACAAAGCTAACAATTGTTACCAAAAGTTTGTTGGCACAAGGGATTCCTTGTTAAGGAGAAGTAGCACAAACATTCCAAAGAATTTTCTTATTTTGGCAATGTCAAGAgcttttttgaaagagaatatTTATATAGCAATATGTACATTAGTTAGGACTATCTGTGCAGCTGTTTCTCCTTTATTCGTATATGCTTTTGTAAACCACGCGAGCTGCGAATGCGACGAAGAAGAgtatttttatgaaggtgttaCTTTATTAGGGTGCCTTGTGTTGGTCAAATTAGTTGAGTCAGTAACTGAAAGACAGTGGTACTTTGAATCAAGGAGGGCAGGAATGAGAATGAGATCCTCTTTAATGGTTGCAGTGTATGAAAAGCTATTGAACCTTTCGAGTTTTGGAAGGAAAAGGCACTCAAATGGTGAAATCGTGAATTTCATAGCTGTTGATGCATACAGAATGGGAGAGTTTTTGTACTGGTTTCATTCAGGATGGAGTTTTGTGTTGCAACTTTTGTTATCTATTTGTGTACTTTTTTGGATTGTTGGTCTTAGTGCAATTCCTGGATTGATTCTTCTTGTCATATTTGGAGTCTTTTTCAATATTCCATATGCAAAGAAGATAAAAAGTTGCAAGTCACAGGTGTTGATTTCACAGGATCAAAGACTCAGGTTAACTTCAGAGATTCTTAACAATATCAAAGTTATTAAACTACAAGGTTGGGAGGATAAGTTTATGAACATGATAGAGTCGATTCGCGATGTCGAGTTCAAATGGTTGGCTCAGACACAGTTCACTAAGGCTTTAGGATCTTTTCTTTACGTTTCTCCACCAATTATTGGTGCTGTTGTTTTAATAGCATGCTCTCTCTTTGGTACTGCTCCATTAAATGCTGCAACTATCTTCACTGTTCTTGCTATATTGAGAAGTGTGGCAGAACCTGTGAGGTTTATACCCGAAGCTGTTTCTGTTATTATTCAAGTTAAAGTCTCATTTGATAGGCTTAACATTTTTCTGTTTGATGATGAGATAAATACTTCCTACCAAAAGAAGAGCATTTATGTTTCAAAATCAGGTAAATGCATTGAGATAGAGGAAGCTGATTTCAGTTGGGATGAGGGATCAGTTACACCTACTTTGAGACAAATTAATTTCGGCATCAAACATGGTGAAAAAGTTGCAGTTTGTGGACCAGTTGGGGCTGGCAAGTCTTCTTTGCTTCATGCTATCCTTGGAGAAATGCCTAAAGTTTGTGGAACT CTTAATTTGCATGGTGAGGTAGCCTATGTTTCTCAAACATCATGGATACAAAGTGGAACAATTCGTGATAACATACTCTTTGGAAAATTAATGGAAAGGAACAGATATGAGAATGCAATAAAAGCATGTGCTTTGGACAAGGATATAGATGGTTTTAGCCATGGTGATCTTACAGAAATAGGACAGAGAGGACTTAACTTGAGTGGAGGGCAAAAGCAAAGAATTCAACTAGCTAGAGCAGTCTACAATGATGCTGATGTATATCTTCTTGATGACCCTTTTAGTGCAGTAGATGCACATACTGCTGCAATTCTATTTCAT GATTGTGTCATGAGTGCTCTCAAAGAGAAAACAGTCATCCTAGTGACACATCAAGTAGAGTTTCTGACAGAAGTTGATAAAATTCTG GTTATGGAGGGTGGAGTTATTAATCAAGCAGGAAGCCATGAGGAATTGTCGACATCTGGAACAACCTTTGAACAACTTATGAATGCTCATAGAGATGCAATATCTGTAATAGGTACTACAAGTAgtcaaaacaaaggaaaaagtcAAGAAATAGAAAGAGTTAGTGATCCTGCTACTAAGAAAAACAACAATGATGAAATATGTGAGACAAGTATCGGCGGGCAACAACTTACTCAAGAAGAATATATAGAAATTGGAAGTTCTGGATGGGAACTGTACTTGGATTACATTATAATCTCCAAGGGAATGCTTCTTCAGTTTTTAAGCTTAATAGCATTGTTAGGTTTTGCTGCTTTTTCAGCTGGTGCATCTTATTGGATTGCTCTATCAAGTGAATTTCCAAGCATCACTAAAGGCTGGATGGTTGGAGTTTACACTGCAATGTCAATTCTTAGTGCTATTTTTGCTTACTTGAGGTCTGTATTGGTAGCCCATCTTGGACTAAAGGCTTCTAAAGAATTTTTCTCAGGTTTCACTTCTTCCATTTTCAATGCTCCCATGTCATTCTTTGATTCAACACCTGTTGGAAGAATTTTGACTAGA GCGTCATCAGATTTCAATACTTTGGATTTTGATCTGCCTTTTGCAACAGTCTATGTAGCACAAAGTGCAGTTCTTCTTATAACAGGAATCTTGATCATGAGCTCGGTTACATGGCAAGTTGTTATAGTTTCCATTCTAGCTGCAGTTACAGGATACTATATAAAG GAATACTATCAAGCCTCTGCAAGGGAGCTAGTAAGAATTAATGGAACAACAAAAGCACCAGTTGTGAGTTATACAACTGAGACATCAGCAGGAGTGGTCACAGTGAGAGCCTTTAAGATGATGGACAGATTCTTCAAAAATTTCCAACATCTAGTTGACACAGATGCTGCACTATTCTTGCATACCAATGCTGCTTTGGAGTGGTTACAATCAAGGATGGATATACTTCaaaattttatcctttttacAGCAGCTTGTCTATTTGTGTTTCTTCCCATGGGATCAATTATTCCAG GCCTTGTGGGACTTTCACTCTCTTATGCTTTGTCATTAACAAGATCCCAAATGTATTATACTACATGGTCTTGTAGCATATCAACCTTCATAATCTCTGTGGAAAGAATCAAGCAATTCATGCAGATACCACAAGAGCCTCCAAAATTATTGGAGGATAGAAGGCCACCATCTTCATGGCCTTCTAAGGGAAGGATAGAGTTCCATGATTTGATG ATTAGATACCGTCCAAATGCTCCATTAGTACTAAATGGAATCACATGTACTTTCAAAGAAGGAACCAGAGTAGGAGTTGTGGGAAGAACTGGGAGTGGGAAAACAACACTTTTAAGTGCATTGTTTCGTTTGGTGGAACCTACAAGTGGTGAAATACTTATAGATGGACTTAACATATGCTCAATTGGTCTTAAAGATTTAAGAATGAAGCTAAGTATCATCCCTCAAGAACCAATTCTTTTCAAGGGTAGTGTTAGAACCAACTTGGATCCACTAGACCAATTCTCAGATGATGAGATATGGAAG GTTTTAGAGATGTGTCAACTCAAGGAGGTTTTATCTGGACTGCCACATCTTTTGGACTCATCAG TGAGTAATGAAGGGGAAAATTGGAGCATGGGCCAAAGACAATTGTTTTGCCTTGGAAGAGTCcttcttaaaagaaataaaattctaGTTTTGGATGAAGCTACTGCCTCTATTGATTCTGCCACAGATGCTattctacaaaaaataattagacAAGAATTTGCAGAATGCACAGTTATAACTGTAGCTCATAGAGTTCCAACTGTTATTGACAGTGATATGGTCATGGTTCTTTCTTATG GAAAACTGGTTGAATATGATGAACCTTCAAAACTGATGGAGGACAATTCTTCTTCATTCTCCAAGCTTGTAGCTGAATACTGGTCCAGCTGCAGGGGAAactccttataa